The following are encoded together in the Tripterygium wilfordii isolate XIE 37 chromosome 18, ASM1340144v1, whole genome shotgun sequence genome:
- the LOC119983494 gene encoding zinc finger protein ZAT1-like produces MEKICCFCNKRFANGKAMGGHLRSHYAKHPLPPKPNPLPHQPQHPKSPPSPSSSSMHSYRSQNNHELIAVITDHPRPAASVMIKGGDTGSESPRSGLITCRRSKRRRTVESESVTGVAVELAEQASSDSEICLVDEEREKTPTTATKRGSYRCNTCKKLFRSYQALGGHRASHKKMKGIVIKDEEAESEDEEGSGSGGGADEVVGGFKCPFCDKVFESGQALGGHKKVHFSYLPVAAPAPAPAAVGNSAKSGGVCLDLNRPADELSDGEVSIGTAIEAAEAYCCKYIVLLHL; encoded by the exons ATGGAGAAGATCTGCTGTTTCTGCAACAAGCGCTTCGCTAATGGCAAAGCCATGGGCGGACACCTGAGATCTCACTACGCCAAACATCCTCTTCCTCCAAAACCTAACCCGCTCCCTCACCAACCGCAGCACCCCAAATCCCCtccatctccttcttcttcttccatgcACTCCTACAGATCACAGAACAACCATGAACTCATCGCCGTAATCACTGATCATCCTCGTCCTGCAGCTTCAGTCATGATCAAAGGTGGAGACACCGGGAGCGAATCCCCAAGGAGTGGCCTGATCACTTGCAGACGATCCAAACGACGCCGCACCGTTGAATCTGAATCAGTCACTGGAGTGGCAGTTGAATTGGCAGAACAGGCTAGTTCTGATTCCGAAATTTGTTTGGTAGATGAAGAA CGAGAGAAGACTCCTACCACTGCTACTAAGAGAGGGAGTTACAGGTGCAATACTTGCAAGAAGCTTTTTAGATCTTATCAAGCTCTGGGTGGACACAGGGCTAGCCACAAGAAGATGAAAGGGATTGTCATTAAGGACGAAGAGGCGGAGTCGGAGGATGAAGAGGGAAGTGgaagtggtggtggtgctgaTGAAGTTGTTGGTGGATTCAAGTGTCCATTTTGTGACAAAGTGTTTGAGTCTGGTCAAGCACTTGGTGGGCACAAGAAGGTGCATTTTTCCTACTTACCTGTAGCTGCGCCTGCACCTGCACCTGCAGCAGTGGGAAATTCTGCAAAATCTGGTGGGGTATGCTTGGATCTTAATCGCCCAGCAGATGAATTATCTGATGGAGAAGTTAGCATTGGAACCGCGATAGAGGCAGCAGAAGCATACTG TTGTAAATACATTGTGCTGCTCCATTTGTAA